One genomic region from Actinocatenispora thailandica encodes:
- a CDS encoding ABC transporter permease, giving the protein MSAASTAVRAGLARGAIQFRQSITSPAEIFNHAFWPALALIAVVFLRRWHFGGTPLATLAVPSILGMNAAMAMVTMSQYLTADREDGTLLRAKATPHGMVGYLVGRLVSVSGGLLLDLALFFVPALLLADGLILNQLGRWLTLLWVLALALVATLPAGAVLGSAFGSSRSQGLLTLPILGVIGISGIFYPIAALPGWVQGIAQVFPLYWLGLGMRSALLPPDAVAVELGHSWRHLETVGVLGAWAVVGLLLAPVVLRRMARRESGSALAARRARALRTGGAR; this is encoded by the coding sequence ATGAGCGCCGCGAGCACCGCGGTCCGGGCCGGCCTCGCCCGGGGCGCCATCCAGTTCCGCCAGTCGATCACCAGCCCCGCCGAGATCTTCAACCACGCGTTCTGGCCGGCGTTGGCGCTGATCGCGGTGGTGTTCCTGCGGCGCTGGCACTTCGGCGGCACCCCGCTCGCCACGCTGGCGGTGCCCAGCATCCTCGGCATGAACGCGGCAATGGCCATGGTCACGATGAGCCAGTACCTCACCGCCGACCGGGAGGACGGCACCCTGCTGCGCGCCAAGGCGACCCCGCACGGCATGGTCGGTTACCTGGTCGGCCGCCTCGTCTCGGTGTCCGGCGGGCTGCTGCTGGACCTCGCCCTGTTCTTCGTCCCGGCGCTGCTGCTCGCCGACGGGCTGATCCTGAACCAGCTCGGCCGGTGGCTGACCCTGCTGTGGGTACTCGCTCTCGCGCTGGTCGCCACCCTGCCGGCCGGCGCCGTACTCGGTTCGGCGTTCGGCAGCTCGCGCAGCCAAGGGCTGCTGACGCTGCCGATCCTCGGCGTCATCGGCATCTCCGGCATCTTCTACCCGATCGCCGCACTACCCGGCTGGGTGCAGGGCATCGCGCAGGTCTTCCCGCTCTACTGGCTGGGCCTCGGGATGCGCTCGGCGCTGCTGCCGCCGGACGCCGTCGCGGTGGAACTCGGCCACTCCTGGCGACACCTGGAAACCGTCGGCGTACTCGGCGCCTGGGCGGTCGTCGGACTGCTGCTGGCACCGGTCGTGCTGCGCCGGATGGCACGCCGCGAGTCCGGCTCGGCCCTCGCCGCCCGCCGCGCCCGGGCGCTGCGCACCGGCGGCGCGCGGTGA
- a CDS encoding class I SAM-dependent methyltransferase encodes MSEPFDEIAERYDEAATDRAGQLAAGRWLLDELPRPGRVLDLGCGSGLPTARQLVDGGVEVVGVDTSARMLELARHNVPEAEFHQADLRALPDAVGTVDAVVAFFSLLMLPRAEWRDTLAALRTRLHGPKLLVLGMVEGDLDDVPIEFLGVPVRVSAASAAGLSDTVSSAGYSVRALHRQEVALGDTTEFQLFVYATAD; translated from the coding sequence ATGAGCGAGCCATTCGACGAGATCGCCGAGCGGTACGACGAGGCCGCCACCGATCGTGCGGGCCAGCTCGCCGCCGGCCGGTGGCTGCTGGACGAGCTACCCCGGCCCGGTCGGGTTCTCGATCTCGGCTGCGGCTCCGGGCTGCCGACCGCGCGCCAGCTCGTCGACGGCGGCGTCGAGGTCGTCGGCGTCGACACCTCCGCCCGGATGCTGGAGTTGGCCCGCCACAACGTGCCGGAGGCCGAGTTCCACCAGGCCGACCTGCGCGCCCTGCCGGACGCCGTGGGTACCGTCGACGCCGTGGTGGCGTTCTTCTCGCTGCTGATGCTCCCCCGCGCCGAGTGGCGCGACACCCTCGCCGCGCTGCGCACCCGGCTGCACGGCCCGAAGCTGCTCGTCCTGGGGATGGTCGAGGGCGACCTGGACGACGTGCCGATCGAGTTCCTGGGCGTACCGGTGCGGGTCTCTGCGGCGTCCGCCGCCGGCCTGTCCGACACGGTCAGCTCCGCCGGCTACTCGGTTCGCGCCCTGCACCGCCAGGAGGTCGCGCTCGGAGACACCACCGAGTTCCAGCTCTTCGTCTACGCCACCGCCGACTGA
- a CDS encoding ABC transporter ATP-binding protein — protein MRYGTTDVLHNVTFGARPGEVLALLGPNGAGKTTTIEILEGFRSRTAGRVRVLGTDPATAGEAWRARVGVVLQSWRDHGRWRVRELLDHLGSYYAAYSTPALRRPWPADDLIAAVGLTDRADHRIGTLSGGQRRRLDVAIGLVGRPELLFLDEPTAGFDPEARREFHRLIGDLIAPRTTTIVLTTHDLAEAARLADRILILDGGRIVADGTAAALAAALGSEGEVRWVHADQPHQVRTATPTRFTRDLLGRYGEQITDLEVRRPSLEDTYLRLVRHAEQPEGAAR, from the coding sequence ATGCGGTACGGCACAACCGACGTGCTGCACAACGTCACGTTCGGCGCGCGGCCCGGCGAGGTGCTCGCGCTGCTGGGACCGAACGGCGCCGGGAAGACCACCACGATCGAGATCCTGGAAGGCTTCCGGAGCCGTACCGCCGGGCGGGTACGGGTGCTCGGCACCGACCCGGCCACCGCCGGTGAGGCGTGGCGGGCCCGGGTGGGCGTGGTCCTCCAGTCCTGGCGCGACCACGGCCGGTGGCGGGTCCGTGAACTGCTCGACCACCTGGGCAGCTACTACGCCGCGTACTCGACACCCGCGCTCCGGCGCCCCTGGCCGGCCGACGACCTGATCGCCGCGGTCGGCCTCACCGACCGCGCGGACCACCGGATCGGCACCCTGTCCGGCGGCCAACGCCGCCGGCTCGACGTCGCCATCGGCCTGGTCGGCCGGCCCGAACTGCTGTTCCTGGACGAGCCCACCGCCGGCTTCGACCCGGAGGCGCGGCGCGAGTTCCACCGGCTGATCGGCGACCTGATCGCACCGCGTACCACCACGATCGTGCTGACCACCCACGACCTCGCCGAGGCCGCCCGGCTCGCCGACCGCATCCTGATCCTGGACGGCGGCCGCATCGTCGCCGACGGTACCGCCGCCGCACTGGCCGCCGCGCTCGGCAGCGAGGGCGAGGTCCGGTGGGTGCACGCCGACCAGCCACACCAGGTACGCACCGCCACCCCGACCCGGTTCACCCGGGACCTGCTCGGCCGGTACGGCGAGCAGATCACCGACCTGGAGGTGCGCCGCCCGTCGCTGGAGGACACCTACCTGCGGCTGGTCCGGCACGCCGAGCAACCCGAAGGAGCAGCACGATGA